In the genome of Candidatus Margulisiibacteriota bacterium, the window TCGCCAGGATCCAGGCAAGGAACAAATTGGTCAAGATGCCGGCTGCGCTAACCCAAATCATCCCCCTGCGATAATTACTAAAATTGTATGGATTGATCGGTACCGGTTTGGCCCAACCGAATATAATCGGCGAACCTATCACCACCAGAATGATCGGCAAGATCGTCCCGAACGGATCAATATGTGGTATAGGATTCAAAGTCAATCGGCCACCCAACCGAGCGGTCGGGTCCCCCATCAGTTCGGCCGCTTTGCCATGCGCGATCTCATGCAGGATGATAGAATAAAGCAAGATCAAAGCAATTAATAAGAATCCCATTTTATGCCCTCG includes:
- a CDS encoding site-2 protease family protein; protein product: MGFLLIALILLYSIILHEIAHGKAAELMGDPTARLGGRLTLNPIPHIDPFGTILPIILVVIGSPIIFGWAKPVPINPYNFSNYRRGMIWVSAAGILTNLFLAWILATVLKVMPDNGSSLVYLLKEVLNYGVHINIVLAIFNLIPIPPLDGSKLAAMFLPYEQAAAIERLEPYGMIILFFILTFPLTQTLLWSIVDLIYNLMMMKFF